One segment of Deltaproteobacteria bacterium DNA contains the following:
- a CDS encoding regulatory protein RecX: MRDRLSPPRPAERSPTPLDYAYRLLAQRSYSEVQLADKMLAKGFTEAVVARTVARLKEQGYLNDVRLAADQVERLRQHGFGRARIRATLAQQGIATDTLTDALTSTSSDDEREDAKRFLASRFSADALKQPKIAARAFRLLLSRGYPQDVVEQLLGSGLDGTRYPEEE; the protein is encoded by the coding sequence ATGAGAGACCGTCTCTCGCCTCCCCGTCCCGCAGAGAGGAGCCCCACTCCTCTCGATTACGCCTATCGTCTGCTCGCCCAACGTTCCTATAGCGAAGTCCAACTCGCGGACAAAATGTTGGCCAAAGGCTTCACCGAAGCGGTGGTTGCCCGCACGGTGGCACGGCTCAAAGAGCAAGGGTATCTGAATGATGTCCGCCTCGCCGCCGACCAAGTGGAACGACTGCGCCAACATGGCTTTGGCCGGGCGCGTATTCGCGCTACACTCGCCCAACAAGGGATCGCTACCGACACGCTCACGGACGCGCTTACCTCGACTTCCTCCGATGACGAACGAGAAGACGCGAAGCGGTTCCTCGCTAGCCGTTTTTCCGCAGACGCGCTAAAACAACCCAAGATTGCAGCCCGAGCTTTTCGTTTGCTCTTAAGCCGAGGCTATCCCCAGGATGTGGTCGAGCAGCTTCTTGGCAGCGGGCTAGACGGCACCAGATATCCAGAGGAAGAATGA
- a CDS encoding Uma2 family endonuclease: MSLQPKAYITPEDYLAIERQAEYKSEYFNGEMFAMAGVSERHATIIANTMYVFVGQLKGRPCKAYSNDLRVRVSPTGLYTYPDIVVVCGQAQFADDHKDTLLNPTLIVEVLSESTKDYDRGEKFEHYRSLASFNEYVLIAQERHHVEHCVRQPDNRWLLAETNRRADALQLSSISCTLALTEIYDKVEMAL; this comes from the coding sequence ATGTCACTACAGCCCAAAGCCTACATCACCCCAGAAGACTACCTCGCCATTGAGCGCCAGGCCGAGTACAAAAGCGAGTATTTCAATGGCGAGATGTTTGCCATGGCCGGAGTTAGCGAACGCCACGCGACAATCATCGCGAACACAATGTACGTCTTCGTTGGGCAGCTCAAAGGACGCCCTTGCAAGGCATACTCTAACGATCTTCGCGTACGTGTTAGCCCTACTGGTCTCTATACCTATCCTGACATCGTTGTAGTTTGCGGTCAGGCCCAATTTGCCGATGACCACAAAGATACGTTGCTGAATCCGACGCTGATCGTCGAAGTGCTCTCCGAATCGACGAAAGACTACGACCGGGGCGAAAAGTTCGAGCACTACCGTTCGCTTGCCTCCTTCAACGAATATGTCCTGATCGCCCAGGAGAGGCACCACGTCGAGCATTGCGTCCGGCAGCCGGACAACCGCTGGCTGTTGGCTGAAACCAACCGCCGCGCAGACGCTCTTCAACTGTCGTCTATTTCCTGCACCCTCGCCCTCACCGAGATCTACGATAAGGTCGAAATGGCGCTATGA
- the recA gene encoding recombinase RecA — protein MANEKDRERALDLAVSQIEKQFGKGSIMKMGEGAIIPDLATISTGSLGLDLALGIGGLPRGRIVEIYGPESSGKTTMALQVVAEAQKEVGACAYIDAEHALDLGYASRLGVKAEELLVSQPDNGEQALEITDTLVRSGALDVIVIDSVAALTPRAEIEGEMGEPQMGLQARLMSQALRKLVGTISRSRTLVIFINQIRMKIGVMFGNPETTTGGNALKFYASVRLDIRRTGAVKQGEEVVGNRTKVKVVKNKVAPPFREAEFDILYGSGVSKEGELVDIGSENGIIEKSGAWYSFGGERIGQGRENAKEYLKEHRETRQEIEGRVREKFGIVARGGEAET, from the coding sequence ATGGCCAACGAGAAAGACCGCGAACGCGCCCTGGATCTCGCCGTCAGTCAGATCGAAAAACAATTTGGCAAAGGCTCCATCATGAAGATGGGGGAAGGCGCGATCATCCCCGACCTCGCCACCATCTCCACCGGCTCGTTGGGCCTGGACCTTGCCCTGGGGATTGGCGGCTTACCGCGCGGGCGGATTGTCGAAATCTACGGTCCGGAATCGTCAGGAAAGACCACGATGGCGCTTCAGGTCGTGGCCGAAGCGCAGAAAGAAGTCGGTGCCTGCGCCTACATCGACGCCGAGCATGCGCTGGACCTCGGTTATGCCAGCAGATTGGGCGTCAAGGCAGAAGAATTGTTGGTGTCGCAACCGGACAACGGCGAACAGGCGCTCGAAATCACCGACACGCTGGTCCGGAGCGGTGCCCTCGATGTCATCGTCATCGACTCGGTGGCCGCGCTCACACCGCGCGCGGAAATCGAAGGCGAGATGGGCGAGCCGCAAATGGGCCTCCAAGCCCGTCTCATGTCGCAAGCCTTGCGCAAACTCGTCGGCACGATCTCTCGCTCGCGCACGCTGGTCATTTTCATCAACCAAATACGGATGAAGATTGGCGTCATGTTCGGGAACCCGGAGACCACCACCGGCGGCAACGCCCTGAAGTTTTATGCTTCCGTCCGTCTCGACATTCGGCGCACCGGCGCGGTGAAGCAAGGCGAGGAGGTCGTCGGCAACCGCACTAAAGTCAAAGTGGTGAAAAATAAAGTTGCGCCGCCATTCAGAGAAGCCGAGTTCGATATCCTCTATGGTAGCGGCGTCTCGAAAGAAGGAGAATTGGTCGATATCGGCTCCGAGAACGGCATTATCGAGAAATCGGGGGCATGGTACTCGTTCGGCGGCGAGCGTATTGGCCAAGGTCGTGAAAATGCGAAGGAATATCTCAAAGAACATCGAGAGACGCGCCAGGAGATCGAAGGAAGAGTACGAGAGAAGTTCGGCATCGTAGCCCGTGGCGGCGAGGCAGAGACTTGA
- the thpR gene encoding RNA 2',3'-cyclic phosphodiesterase, which yields MIRAFIAVTLAESVIEEIAKIRSALQETRADVRWTRLEGLHLTLKFLGDLDRNRIEPVLEVLRETAHGGRPLQVTAQGMGAFPNSRRPRTVWVGLHGQGLAALNAELENALMSLDFPPDAREFTPHLTLGRVRSLRGWERMLPVMKAHEQTVFGESTIHYMTLYRSDLRPEGAVYTRLGAAAFQPGP from the coding sequence TTGATTCGCGCGTTCATCGCAGTTACGTTAGCCGAGTCGGTTATCGAAGAAATAGCGAAAATTCGCTCGGCCTTGCAAGAGACCCGAGCAGACGTTCGCTGGACCCGTCTGGAAGGGCTGCATTTGACACTGAAATTTCTCGGCGACCTCGACCGCAATCGGATCGAGCCGGTGCTGGAAGTACTGCGCGAGACTGCCCATGGCGGCCGTCCCCTCCAGGTAACGGCGCAAGGCATGGGCGCGTTCCCCAACTCGCGCCGGCCTCGCACCGTCTGGGTTGGACTCCACGGGCAAGGGCTGGCCGCTTTGAATGCCGAGCTAGAGAACGCTCTGATGTCGCTGGATTTTCCGCCAGACGCTCGCGAGTTCACCCCGCACCTGACGCTCGGTCGCGTCCGCTCACTTCGAGGCTGGGAGCGGATGTTACCGGTGATGAAAGCCCATGAACAGACAGTCTTTGGCGAAAGTACGATTCACTACATGACACTCTATCGGAGTGACCTCCGCCCAGAAGGTGCGGTCTATACCCGGCTTGGGGCGGCGGCTTTCCAACCGGGTCCATAA
- a CDS encoding competence/damage-inducible protein A encodes MIERAAILSTGDEITTGKVVDTNANYLADKLVEAGVEVAAVLTVGDVAERIVWAWQQAIQQADVIISTGGIGPTADDLTTELVAKVAGVGLFFSEEVANNIRRVFASLNRPMPENNLKQAQFPVGATIISNHLGTAPGYRVDLDTPHGRKHLIILPGVPREMKPMMEETVLPWLREMRGGSDVFLTRTFQTFGISESGLDEAVKGTVSEEEGRLAFRASFPQISMRVTVRGQAHEVEARLEELSNRIRSRISQYVYGEGDVTMEDVVGKLLKEQGKTLSIAEAVSGGLVTHRLTNVPGSSSYFHGAVIAYADTAKTHLLGVKPGTLRQHGAVSEETVREMAAGVRERLGSSIGVAVTGIAGPDGGTPEKPVGTVCLALAADSLLVSRRYQLWGNREWIKTLVSQLALDWVRRALLGVTINESGFIRR; translated from the coding sequence ATGATCGAACGCGCAGCTATTCTCAGTACCGGGGACGAAATCACCACCGGGAAGGTCGTTGACACCAACGCCAACTATCTGGCCGATAAACTCGTCGAGGCCGGAGTCGAAGTCGCCGCCGTCCTCACGGTGGGCGACGTGGCGGAACGGATCGTGTGGGCTTGGCAACAAGCCATACAGCAAGCCGACGTCATCATTTCCACCGGCGGAATCGGTCCAACAGCAGACGACCTCACAACCGAACTCGTGGCGAAAGTCGCTGGCGTCGGTCTGTTCTTCTCGGAAGAAGTTGCCAATAACATTCGGCGTGTCTTCGCTTCGCTCAACCGACCCATGCCGGAGAATAATCTCAAACAGGCACAGTTTCCGGTCGGGGCCACAATCATCTCCAATCATCTCGGTACGGCACCGGGCTATCGTGTAGACCTCGACACGCCGCATGGTCGTAAACACCTCATCATTCTTCCCGGCGTCCCACGCGAAATGAAACCGATGATGGAAGAGACGGTGTTGCCGTGGTTGCGCGAGATGCGCGGCGGTAGCGATGTCTTCCTTACTCGTACTTTTCAAACCTTTGGCATCAGTGAATCTGGACTCGATGAAGCCGTCAAAGGAACCGTCAGCGAAGAAGAAGGTCGGCTCGCGTTTCGCGCCAGCTTCCCGCAAATTTCCATGCGCGTCACCGTTCGCGGCCAAGCTCACGAGGTAGAAGCGCGACTCGAAGAGCTATCCAACCGCATTCGCTCGCGCATCAGTCAGTATGTCTACGGCGAGGGCGACGTCACCATGGAAGACGTAGTGGGAAAACTCTTAAAGGAACAGGGAAAAACCCTCAGCATCGCCGAAGCCGTCTCCGGAGGACTGGTCACGCACCGACTGACGAACGTGCCGGGAAGTTCCAGCTACTTTCACGGCGCTGTGATCGCCTATGCCGACACGGCAAAAACTCACCTGTTGGGTGTCAAGCCGGGGACCCTTCGGCAGCATGGCGCGGTCAGCGAAGAAACCGTGCGAGAAATGGCAGCCGGCGTACGTGAGCGTCTGGGCAGCAGCATCGGCGTCGCTGTCACCGGTATTGCCGGGCCAGACGGCGGTACACCGGAGAAACCGGTCGGCACGGTCTGTCTGGCGCTCGCAGCAGATAGTCTCCTGGTCTCGCGCCGGTATCAACTTTGGGGCAACCGCGAATGGATCAAAACCCTAGTCTCGCAGCTCGCACTCGATTGGGTCCGTCGTGCACTCCTCGGGGTTACCATCAACGAGTCGGGGTTCATCAGGCGCTGA
- a CDS encoding alcohol dehydrogenase catalytic domain-containing protein, translating to MDTYMQAVMLLGPRKLSCEELPLPRPRADEVVLKIEAALTCGTDLKAFLRGHPKWPMPTRFGHEYAGTIAARGRQVVEVREGDAVMLAPTAPCGACFYCKRDQETLCTSLMETMVLGGYAEYLTVPARVIRTNMFRKPAGLSFAEASLVEPLSCVVHGLQQPTIRPDDTAVVIGAGAFGLLHLVVLRALGVEQVYVVARNPRRAQIARKLGATGIIPCAAEEARPLVLELTQGRGADLVIECTAQPRVWEEALLLSRPGGQVILFGGCPPGTTVSLDTYRLHYDQVRVFSPFHFTPKAVRQSVDMLISGRIPTHHLISGSYPLSDLPHAFDLLQQGQGIKYAVIP from the coding sequence ATGGATACCTACATGCAAGCGGTAATGTTACTAGGCCCACGGAAACTTTCCTGCGAAGAACTCCCGCTTCCCAGGCCACGAGCTGACGAAGTCGTTCTGAAGATCGAGGCGGCGTTGACGTGCGGCACGGACCTCAAAGCGTTTCTTCGCGGTCACCCCAAGTGGCCCATGCCCACTCGATTCGGACACGAATACGCTGGCACGATTGCGGCGCGCGGCCGCCAAGTCGTCGAAGTCCGCGAAGGCGACGCGGTGATGCTAGCCCCGACTGCCCCGTGCGGCGCCTGCTTTTATTGCAAGCGCGATCAAGAAACACTGTGCACTTCCCTAATGGAAACCATGGTGCTCGGCGGCTACGCGGAGTATTTGACCGTGCCAGCCCGTGTCATTCGCACCAACATGTTCCGCAAACCCGCCGGACTCTCCTTTGCCGAAGCGTCGCTGGTGGAACCGCTCTCGTGCGTCGTCCATGGGCTGCAACAGCCGACGATCCGACCGGACGACACGGCTGTCGTCATCGGCGCTGGCGCGTTTGGGCTGCTCCACCTCGTCGTGCTCAGAGCCCTCGGCGTCGAGCAGGTCTACGTGGTCGCCCGCAATCCGCGGCGCGCGCAAATTGCCCGCAAGCTCGGCGCGACCGGCATCATTCCCTGCGCCGCCGAAGAGGCCCGTCCGCTCGTGTTAGAGTTGACCCAAGGACGCGGCGCGGACCTGGTCATCGAGTGCACGGCTCAACCGCGCGTCTGGGAGGAAGCCCTCTTGTTGTCACGCCCGGGAGGACAGGTGATTCTCTTCGGCGGCTGCCCGCCGGGAACGACGGTCTCTCTCGACACCTATCGTCTGCATTACGATCAAGTGCGGGTCTTCAGTCCGTTTCACTTCACGCCGAAAGCGGTTCGCCAGTCCGTGGATATGCTCATCTCGGGCAGGATTCCTACCCACCACCTGATTAGCGGCTCTTACCCCCTCTCCGATCTGCCACACGCGTTCGACCTGTTACAGCAAGGTCAGGGGATCAAGTACGCGGTCATCCCGTGA
- a CDS encoding 3-oxoacid CoA-transferase subunit B, with the protein MRKPLLSAAEAVADVPDGASVLIGGFGVLQGWPHELLFALRAHGVKDLTVICNSPGFGPYSPQMLAENRQIKKLIASFGGYAYRTTPLSEQIGCGEVEFELVPQGTLVERIRAGGAGIPAFFTPTGVGTVIEEGKEKRVFAGREYLLETALRADFALLRAQRADMDGNLVYRRSARNFHPPFATAADVTIAEVDEVQASGALDPEAIATPGIFVQRLVRRETPLTKERVFELMRGMGRTVKMTENTSAGNRGLSPELMALRAARLLAPGQYVNLGIGLPTLVSDFIPDQVTLHAENGVLGYGALAQAGEEDIDLYNASSQLVTLVPGASFFHSADAFAMARGGHLDTVILGGFQVAENGDLANWKSPTMKAGAIGGAMDLAVGARTVIVVMFHQTNKGEAKLLRACLYPLTARRCVSWVVTDLALIGVDGDGFVLHELAPGVSVDEVQAATAAPLRLARGLKTMEF; encoded by the coding sequence ATGCGTAAACCTCTTCTCTCCGCCGCTGAGGCTGTGGCCGATGTGCCGGATGGCGCGAGCGTGCTGATCGGCGGCTTCGGCGTGTTGCAAGGCTGGCCGCATGAGCTGTTGTTTGCGCTGCGCGCGCACGGGGTCAAAGATCTGACCGTGATTTGTAATTCTCCTGGATTCGGACCGTACTCGCCGCAGATGTTGGCCGAGAACCGCCAGATTAAGAAACTGATCGCCTCGTTTGGCGGCTATGCCTATCGGACCACTCCGTTGTCCGAACAGATTGGCTGCGGAGAAGTCGAGTTCGAGTTGGTGCCTCAAGGCACCTTAGTGGAACGTATCCGTGCTGGCGGGGCAGGTATTCCTGCGTTCTTTACCCCAACTGGGGTGGGAACTGTCATAGAAGAAGGAAAAGAGAAGCGGGTCTTTGCCGGACGCGAGTATCTCTTGGAGACGGCACTACGCGCCGACTTCGCCTTGCTCCGCGCTCAGAGGGCGGATATGGATGGCAATCTTGTCTACCGCCGGAGTGCACGGAATTTTCACCCGCCTTTCGCGACGGCAGCCGATGTGACGATTGCCGAAGTGGATGAAGTGCAGGCGTCTGGCGCACTGGACCCGGAAGCGATCGCTACACCGGGTATCTTCGTGCAACGCCTCGTCCGTCGCGAGACGCCGCTGACGAAAGAGCGCGTGTTCGAACTCATGCGCGGTATGGGGCGAACGGTCAAAATGACGGAAAATACGAGTGCAGGAAATCGCGGTCTGTCACCGGAGTTGATGGCGTTACGGGCTGCGCGCCTCTTGGCGCCGGGACAATATGTCAACCTCGGCATCGGGCTGCCGACCTTGGTGTCGGATTTCATTCCTGACCAAGTCACCTTACATGCGGAAAATGGAGTGCTGGGGTATGGTGCGCTGGCGCAGGCTGGAGAAGAAGATATCGACCTGTACAATGCGAGTTCGCAGTTGGTGACGTTAGTGCCTGGAGCGAGCTTTTTCCACAGCGCTGACGCGTTTGCGATGGCGCGCGGCGGGCACCTCGACACGGTGATCCTCGGCGGCTTTCAGGTAGCCGAGAACGGCGACTTGGCCAACTGGAAGTCTCCCACCATGAAGGCCGGGGCGATCGGTGGGGCGATGGATCTGGCTGTCGGAGCACGGACCGTGATCGTGGTCATGTTTCACCAGACGAACAAAGGCGAGGCAAAACTGCTGCGAGCCTGCTTGTATCCGCTGACTGCCCGGCGCTGTGTCTCCTGGGTGGTGACCGATCTGGCGCTGATTGGCGTAGATGGAGACGGGTTCGTCCTGCACGAACTGGCGCCTGGGGTGTCGGTGGACGAAGTGCAGGCCGCGACGGCTGCGCCGTTGCGCTTGGCTAGGGGTCTGAAGACGATGGAGTTCTAG
- a CDS encoding LLM class flavin-dependent oxidoreductase has product MTDSTQRLGVALPMRESIGVRGSIELAQEAERLGYRSLWTAEVSGVDALTVLAAYATATSRVQLGTAVIAIQSRTPVMTAMSFASLHMLSGGRAIVGLGVGSPIIAERWHGVAYPPAVTAMREAVTVMRQVLSGERTNFEGKYYRSKGFQLGITLPKEKPVPIYLAALNPAMLRLAGEVADGVLFNYSPAEAIPPMIAEIRKGAQAAGRNPDALDYAMYVRCCVTDDPTSAMLAYKRELSSYGFVDAYVRMFTRYGFGEDMQGFRKLWQEGKREEAVQCISDRMVHTLAAIGPKERAQAYIQACRAAGLTHPILFPIGAPRNLAVDVPRTMQALAEA; this is encoded by the coding sequence ATGACGGATTCGACACAACGCTTGGGAGTAGCGCTGCCGATGCGCGAGAGTATCGGCGTTCGCGGCAGCATCGAGCTGGCGCAAGAAGCGGAGCGGCTGGGCTATCGTTCATTGTGGACTGCTGAAGTGAGCGGCGTGGACGCGCTGACGGTGCTGGCAGCCTATGCCACCGCGACTTCGCGGGTACAACTTGGCACGGCTGTCATCGCCATCCAAAGCCGCACCCCAGTGATGACAGCGATGAGTTTTGCGTCGTTGCATATGCTCTCCGGTGGGCGAGCGATTGTCGGTCTCGGTGTCGGCAGCCCTATCATTGCCGAGCGGTGGCATGGTGTTGCGTATCCGCCGGCAGTGACGGCGATGCGGGAGGCAGTGACTGTCATGCGCCAGGTGTTGAGCGGAGAGCGCACGAATTTTGAGGGGAAGTATTATCGCTCCAAGGGGTTTCAGCTTGGGATAACGCTGCCGAAAGAGAAGCCTGTCCCCATTTATCTTGCGGCGCTCAATCCTGCCATGTTGCGGTTAGCTGGTGAGGTGGCGGATGGAGTGCTGTTCAATTATTCGCCGGCGGAGGCGATTCCTCCGATGATCGCCGAAATACGCAAAGGAGCGCAAGCCGCGGGGCGGAATCCCGATGCCCTCGATTACGCTATGTACGTGCGGTGCTGCGTGACCGATGACCCGACGTCCGCCATGCTCGCGTACAAAAGAGAGCTGTCGTCGTATGGTTTTGTCGACGCCTATGTCCGCATGTTTACGCGTTATGGCTTTGGTGAGGACATGCAAGGGTTTCGCAAATTATGGCAGGAGGGGAAACGCGAAGAGGCAGTGCAATGTATTTCTGACCGTATGGTACATACCCTTGCCGCGATCGGGCCGAAAGAGCGAGCGCAGGCGTATATCCAGGCCTGTCGTGCTGCCGGTCTGACGCATCCCATTCTGTTTCCTATCGGCGCGCCACGAAACCTGGCGGTCGATGTGCCGCGCACGATGCAGGCGCTTGCGGAAGCATGA
- a CDS encoding F0F1 ATP synthase subunit epsilon, whose product MADTLHLRIVTPERLLLDEDVDEVTAPGAAGEFGILPNHTTFLSSLQPGRFSYKQGSQTHVMIVSGGFAEVVDNVMTVLTDTVEFPSDINVERARAALHKTEEELKTLSPADAAFAETHAAFQRAQARIDNASAGRN is encoded by the coding sequence ATGGCAGACACGCTTCACCTTCGCATTGTCACTCCCGAACGTCTTCTCCTCGATGAAGATGTCGATGAAGTCACCGCTCCAGGAGCTGCTGGTGAGTTTGGCATTTTGCCCAACCACACGACGTTCCTCTCCTCGCTGCAACCTGGACGGTTTTCATACAAACAGGGCAGTCAGACCCACGTCATGATCGTCAGCGGCGGCTTTGCCGAAGTCGTTGACAACGTCATGACTGTCTTAACCGATACCGTTGAATTCCCGAGCGACATCAACGTCGAGCGCGCACGCGCCGCGCTGCACAAGACGGAAGAGGAGTTGAAAACGCTGTCTCCCGCCGATGCCGCATTCGCGGAAACCCACGCGGCGTTTCAGCGTGCCCAAGCGCGCATCGACAATGCCAGCGCCGGGAGGAATTAG
- the atpD gene encoding F0F1 ATP synthase subunit beta produces MGESVGKVTQVMGAVVDVDFENSMLPSIYNALLVTNTAINDKKWNLVLEVAQHLGENTVRCIAMDSAEGLTRGIPVRDTGNVITVPVGEATLGRILNVIGEPVDEGASLDHVKRSPIHRPAPSFVDQATEAKILETGIKVVDLLAPYPLGGKVGLFGGAGVGKTVILLELISNIATQHGGYSVFGGVGERTREGNDLWLEMKESGVINKAALVFGQMNEPPGARARVALSALTIAEHFRDEEHKDVLLFLDNIFRFVQANSEVSTLLGRIPSAVGYQPTLSTDMGDLQERITSTKNGSITSVQAIYVPADDLTDPAPATTFAHLDATTVLSRQIAELGIYPAVDPLDSTSRMLDPNIIGEEHYQVARKVQEVLQRYKDLQDIIAILGIDELSADDKIIVARARKIQRFLSQPFNVAEQFTNIKGEYVRVKDTIRSFKELVEGKHDDLPEQAFYMVGTIEGAMEKAKRLAA; encoded by the coding sequence ATGGGAGAAAGTGTAGGCAAGGTTACTCAAGTGATGGGAGCTGTCGTCGACGTCGACTTCGAGAACAGCATGCTCCCGTCCATTTATAATGCGTTATTGGTCACCAACACCGCCATTAACGATAAAAAATGGAATCTCGTTCTCGAAGTCGCCCAACATCTGGGCGAGAATACCGTGCGCTGCATTGCCATGGACAGCGCGGAAGGGCTCACGCGGGGGATTCCGGTGCGCGACACGGGGAACGTCATCACAGTTCCCGTGGGCGAAGCGACGCTCGGGCGTATTTTGAACGTCATAGGCGAACCGGTGGACGAGGGTGCCTCGCTTGACCACGTGAAGCGTTCGCCTATTCATCGTCCGGCTCCATCGTTCGTCGATCAAGCGACGGAAGCCAAGATTCTCGAAACTGGCATCAAAGTTGTTGACCTGCTCGCCCCGTATCCTCTCGGCGGCAAAGTAGGTCTGTTCGGCGGCGCCGGCGTCGGCAAGACAGTCATTCTGCTGGAACTGATCAGCAACATCGCCACGCAACACGGCGGATATTCCGTCTTTGGCGGTGTGGGAGAACGCACCCGCGAAGGCAACGACTTGTGGCTGGAAATGAAAGAATCCGGCGTGATTAACAAGGCGGCCCTGGTGTTCGGCCAGATGAACGAACCGCCGGGCGCTCGTGCACGGGTCGCGCTCTCCGCCTTGACGATCGCCGAGCATTTCCGCGACGAAGAACATAAAGATGTGCTGCTCTTCCTCGACAATATCTTTCGCTTCGTGCAGGCGAACTCCGAGGTGTCTACCTTGCTGGGCCGTATTCCTTCCGCCGTCGGCTATCAACCCACCCTTTCTACGGACATGGGCGACCTGCAGGAGCGCATCACCTCGACCAAGAACGGTTCCATCACCTCTGTGCAGGCGATCTACGTGCCCGCCGACGACTTGACCGACCCGGCGCCGGCCACCACCTTCGCCCATCTCGATGCCACCACCGTGCTCTCGCGGCAAATCGCCGAATTGGGGATTTATCCGGCAGTCGATCCCCTCGATTCTACCTCGCGGATGCTCGATCCCAACATCATCGGTGAAGAACACTACCAAGTCGCCCGTAAAGTCCAGGAAGTGTTGCAACGCTACAAAGACCTGCAAGATATCATCGCGATTCTTGGAATCGACGAGCTATCGGCGGACGACAAGATCATCGTCGCGCGCGCGCGGAAGATCCAGCGGTTCCTGTCGCAGCCGTTTAACGTAGCGGAACAATTCACCAACATTAAAGGCGAATACGTGCGCGTGAAAGACACCATCCGCAGCTTCAAAGAGTTGGTGGAAGGCAAACACGACGACCTGCCGGAACAGGCGTTCTATATGGTTGGCACGATCGAAGGCGCTATGGAAAAGGCCAAGCGGCTCGCGGCCTAG
- the atpG gene encoding ATP synthase F1 subunit gamma has protein sequence MATLKAIRRRVASVRNIQQITKAMKMVSAARLRRAQEAAIAARPYAEKLEAVLQNLASQSTTLSHPLLEAREEKNLDLILVTSDRGLCGGFNSNLIRAAETFMREHPGQKVTLSLVGRKGLDHFKRRSVTLGEQHVNLSGKLTPPLAHEIGVRMSQKFVSEETDGVYVLYARFRSAASQVPTIDKVLPVTAKDSAAAQLSSEYLYEPAPDELVASLLTRYVDMLIYRAMLESVASEHGARMTAMENATNNAVDMIGRLTLDMNRARQASITRELLEIVSTSEALK, from the coding sequence ATGGCTACTCTGAAAGCGATTCGTCGACGCGTTGCCTCGGTGCGCAATATCCAGCAGATCACCAAGGCAATGAAAATGGTTTCCGCTGCTCGGCTGCGCCGCGCCCAGGAAGCCGCGATTGCCGCACGCCCCTATGCGGAGAAACTCGAAGCCGTCCTGCAAAACCTGGCCTCCCAGAGCACGACGCTCTCGCACCCGCTGCTCGAAGCGCGTGAAGAAAAGAATCTTGATCTCATTCTCGTGACTTCGGATCGTGGCCTCTGCGGCGGTTTCAATTCGAATCTGATTCGCGCGGCGGAAACGTTCATGCGTGAACATCCGGGGCAGAAAGTCACCCTCTCGCTGGTGGGCAGAAAAGGGCTTGACCATTTCAAGCGTCGTTCGGTCACCTTGGGCGAACAGCACGTTAATCTCTCCGGCAAGCTCACGCCGCCGTTAGCGCATGAGATCGGCGTACGCATGAGCCAAAAGTTTGTCAGCGAGGAAACCGATGGCGTCTACGTCTTATACGCACGCTTTCGTTCCGCCGCTTCGCAAGTCCCAACCATCGATAAAGTCCTGCCCGTAACCGCGAAAGACAGCGCCGCAGCTCAGCTGTCCTCCGAGTATCTCTACGAACCGGCACCGGACGAGCTCGTGGCCAGCTTGCTCACCCGCTACGTGGATATGTTAATTTATCGCGCCATGCTCGAATCGGTCGCCAGTGAGCACGGCGCGCGCATGACCGCCATGGAGAACGCGACCAACAACGCCGTGGACATGATCGGACGCTTGACGCTGGATATGAACCGCGCCCGGCAAGCCAGCATCACCCGCGAGTTGCTCGAAATCGTCTCCACCAGTGAAGCGCTCAAGTAA